One window from the genome of Bdellovibrionales bacterium encodes:
- a CDS encoding radical SAM protein, which produces MLKSQLKLNEIFYSIQGETTYVGNPTVFVRTTACNLRCTYCDTKYSYYEGENQSLDDIIKEIKSHKTKYVCITGGEPLLQKPVHTLMKTLCDDNHIVSLETSGSKSIEHVDSRVKVILDVKTPDSGAADSFLMDNLRFAAPSTEFKFVICSEKDFEWSEEFCRQHDLFEKYVVLYSPSYGQIAERWLAETILQKNSSARLQLQLHKYIWSPEKRGV; this is translated from the coding sequence ATGCTAAAAAGTCAGCTTAAACTAAATGAAATTTTCTATAGTATTCAGGGTGAAACCACTTACGTAGGCAACCCAACGGTCTTTGTCAGAACCACTGCGTGCAATCTTCGCTGCACTTATTGCGACACCAAATATTCTTACTACGAAGGTGAGAATCAGTCTCTCGATGACATCATCAAGGAAATTAAATCGCACAAAACAAAATATGTTTGCATCACCGGCGGTGAACCGTTGCTGCAAAAGCCCGTGCACACCTTGATGAAAACTTTGTGCGACGACAACCATATTGTTTCGCTAGAAACCAGCGGCTCAAAGAGCATTGAGCACGTGGACTCACGAGTGAAAGTCATTCTCGATGTGAAAACTCCCGACAGTGGCGCTGCAGATTCTTTCTTGATGGACAATCTCCGCTTCGCTGCTCCTAGCACGGAATTCAAGTTTGTCATTTGTTCTGAAAAAGACTTCGAGTGGTCAGAAGAATTCTGTCGTCAACATGATTTATTTGAAAAATATGTGGTTTTATACAGCCCATCATACGGCCAAATTGCTGAACGCTGGTTGGCAGAAACTATTTTGCAAAAAAATTCATCTGCGAGGTTGCAATTGCAACTGCATAAGTATATTTGGTCTCCTGAAAAACGCGGAGTTTAG
- a CDS encoding DNA translocase FtsK 4TM domain-containing protein, with amino-acid sequence MNLILKKFRHDILAISFLGLACFLGLALAGFNPMDPSLNSLGQGLKATNHCGIVGSFLSDLLFQFFGLTSWLLVAGFLKLAYAGFRREDVDLKNIRFIWGLLLIINLSSLLSLYMPDKKIFANQIYLGGLLGLGVSQALLRAFNYAGVQVVLWSLSAVLVVFYSEKTVKELVRLPVEVWEAFSEWGVIARIQKMFISSTPKKKAKKSTEPAASKGFFSMKGEEFVEKSEEKSSPIPDLSAAKQLRLEEEEEDEEVDDADESDEDNEIPVSKAPAKRKVVLKARVPQKVANWQMPKLSLLEDPPATRIKVDEKEIRRKADLLVDKLKQFNVEGQIVAVKPGPAVTMFEFKPNADVKLSKITELADDLSLALSSESLRIIAPIPGRDVVGIETSNAQRETVYLKDMLAEDTFWSEDLKLPIALGKQANGDPKIVDLRKMPHLLVAGTTGSGKSVFTVSSITGMLFKHSPKTLRLILVDPKQVDLAAFSQVPHLIMPPVTDPKKAVSALRWAVKEMEKRNKSMSKFGARKLEEFNEMVANMPADKIAEHQKFNEELENQGIAKLEQYYYTPQPYIVIVVEEFADLMAVDKVNVEQTIIRLAQMARACGIHLMLAMQSPRKEVVTGLIKTNIPGRISFKVAGKMDSRIILDEMGAERLLANGDMLFLAPGVAKPMRHHGPFLKDQEINGVAKFWSDQAEPEFDPLAMKALDGFAGGGGGDGDFAGASGDGFDDQEYDERYDEILSWAADQKEVSASLIQRKFRLGYPRAARIIEIFEKEGVVGPANGSKPRQVLVNSLRD; translated from the coding sequence ATGAACCTCATTTTAAAAAAATTCCGTCATGACATTCTCGCCATCTCTTTTCTTGGACTTGCCTGCTTCTTGGGTCTGGCGCTTGCTGGTTTTAACCCGATGGATCCTTCTCTCAACTCTCTGGGACAAGGGCTAAAAGCAACGAATCATTGCGGAATCGTGGGGAGCTTTCTTTCGGACCTTCTTTTTCAATTTTTCGGCCTGACCTCGTGGCTTTTGGTGGCGGGCTTTTTAAAGCTCGCGTATGCGGGTTTCCGTCGCGAGGACGTGGATCTGAAGAACATTCGCTTTATTTGGGGCTTGTTACTTATCATCAACTTATCGAGCCTGTTGTCTCTGTACATGCCAGATAAGAAGATTTTTGCGAACCAGATCTATCTCGGCGGCCTTTTGGGTTTAGGCGTGTCCCAGGCCCTTTTGCGCGCGTTTAACTACGCGGGCGTTCAGGTGGTTCTTTGGAGTCTTTCTGCGGTGCTCGTGGTGTTCTATTCAGAAAAAACCGTGAAGGAGCTTGTTCGCCTGCCTGTCGAGGTTTGGGAAGCTTTTTCTGAGTGGGGCGTAATCGCCCGCATCCAAAAAATGTTTATATCCTCTACGCCTAAGAAAAAAGCCAAGAAATCCACAGAACCTGCCGCCAGCAAGGGTTTCTTCAGCATGAAGGGCGAAGAGTTTGTGGAAAAGTCTGAGGAAAAGTCGTCACCTATTCCGGATTTATCTGCCGCTAAGCAACTTCGTCTCGAGGAAGAAGAAGAGGACGAGGAAGTCGATGATGCGGACGAGAGCGATGAGGACAACGAGATTCCGGTGTCAAAAGCGCCAGCGAAGCGTAAAGTCGTTCTGAAGGCACGTGTTCCTCAAAAAGTCGCCAACTGGCAGATGCCGAAGCTTTCTTTACTCGAAGACCCTCCTGCAACACGCATTAAGGTCGACGAGAAAGAAATTCGCAGAAAAGCGGATTTGCTTGTGGATAAGTTGAAGCAATTCAATGTCGAAGGCCAAATCGTTGCCGTAAAACCGGGGCCTGCGGTTACCATGTTCGAATTTAAACCGAATGCCGATGTGAAGCTCAGTAAGATCACCGAGCTTGCCGACGACTTGTCGTTGGCCCTCAGCAGTGAGTCTTTGCGGATCATTGCTCCGATCCCGGGCCGCGATGTGGTTGGTATTGAAACATCGAATGCACAACGTGAGACCGTGTATCTGAAAGACATGTTGGCTGAAGATACATTCTGGTCTGAAGATTTGAAGCTACCGATTGCTTTGGGTAAGCAAGCCAATGGTGACCCGAAGATCGTTGATCTTCGCAAGATGCCGCACTTGCTTGTTGCCGGCACGACGGGTTCTGGTAAATCGGTATTCACTGTTTCTTCGATTACAGGAATGTTGTTTAAGCACTCCCCTAAAACTTTGCGTCTGATTTTGGTCGATCCAAAACAAGTGGATTTGGCGGCGTTCTCGCAAGTGCCTCACTTGATCATGCCGCCGGTGACGGATCCGAAGAAAGCCGTGTCGGCACTTCGTTGGGCTGTGAAAGAAATGGAAAAGCGCAACAAATCGATGTCGAAGTTCGGCGCGCGTAAGCTCGAAGAATTCAACGAGATGGTTGCGAACATGCCGGCTGATAAAATCGCTGAGCATCAGAAATTTAATGAAGAACTTGAAAATCAAGGCATCGCAAAACTGGAACAGTACTACTACACTCCGCAGCCGTACATCGTCATCGTGGTGGAAGAGTTCGCGGACTTGATGGCGGTTGACAAAGTGAATGTGGAACAGACGATCATCCGCCTCGCGCAAATGGCTCGTGCGTGCGGTATTCACTTGATGCTTGCAATGCAATCGCCGCGCAAAGAAGTTGTGACCGGTTTGATTAAGACAAATATTCCTGGCCGTATCAGTTTCAAAGTTGCCGGAAAAATGGATTCGCGAATTATTTTGGATGAGATGGGGGCGGAACGTTTGCTTGCAAATGGTGACATGCTCTTCCTCGCTCCGGGTGTAGCAAAACCAATGCGTCACCATGGTCCATTCTTGAAAGATCAGGAAATCAACGGCGTTGCAAAATTCTGGTCAGATCAAGCAGAACCAGAATTTGATCCGCTCGCGATGAAAGCACTTGATGGTTTCGCAGGTGGCGGTGGTGGTGATGGAGATTTCGCCGGCGCGAGTGGCGACGGTTTTGATGATCAAGAGTACGACGAACGCTATGACGAAATTCTTTCTTGGGCTGCGGACCAAAAAGAAGTCAGCGCGTCGCTCATACAAAGGAAGTTCCGCCTTGGCTATCCTCGAGCTGCGAGAATTATTGAAATTTTCGAAAAAGAGGGCGTTGTGGGGCCGGCCAACGGCAGCAAGCCGCGTCAAGTTCTTGTGAATAGTTTGAGAGATTAG
- a CDS encoding diaminopimelate epimerase produces the protein MAFLPIPLVKMSGAGNTFVLVDATSRSTWLDIESKLRIKRVPFVKMICDRTLGVSADGVLFLQDGVDGNDYTWDFYNADGSTADMCGNAARCSALYVNEYLSAAVTGTYKFKTGAGQVVAQVLGDERVRVLMPPVKSYQEFKTLEIDGHPHTFSYVNSGVPHLVMQLANYKHAADLKEMARKARHHKDLGAEGANVTFYVREKDNLIKAVTFERGVEDYTQACGTGAVAAAYVEFMKSKVRNIDVHMPGGILFVQFPEEGNHPLMTGEAVFVMEFQYFYEVVG, from the coding sequence ATGGCTTTCTTGCCAATTCCCCTTGTGAAAATGTCTGGTGCTGGAAACACGTTTGTTTTGGTTGATGCCACAAGCAGATCGACTTGGCTCGATATTGAAAGCAAACTGCGTATTAAGCGCGTTCCATTTGTTAAAATGATTTGCGACAGAACTCTTGGCGTCAGTGCTGATGGTGTCTTGTTTCTGCAAGATGGTGTGGATGGCAATGACTACACCTGGGACTTCTACAATGCCGATGGTTCAACGGCTGATATGTGTGGCAACGCGGCTCGCTGCTCGGCTTTGTATGTGAATGAATACCTGAGTGCGGCCGTGACCGGTACTTATAAGTTTAAAACCGGTGCCGGCCAAGTGGTCGCACAAGTTCTAGGCGATGAGCGTGTTCGAGTCTTGATGCCTCCGGTGAAAAGTTATCAGGAGTTTAAGACGCTTGAAATTGATGGACATCCCCATACATTTTCTTATGTGAATTCAGGCGTTCCACATTTGGTAATGCAGCTTGCGAACTACAAGCACGCTGCGGACTTAAAAGAGATGGCCCGCAAAGCTCGTCATCATAAAGACCTTGGTGCGGAAGGTGCGAATGTCACTTTCTATGTGCGTGAGAAAGATAATTTGATCAAAGCGGTGACCTTTGAGCGCGGAGTTGAGGACTACACTCAAGCTTGTGGAACAGGTGCCGTTGCGGCCGCCTATGTCGAGTTTATGAAATCCAAAGTTCGCAATATTGATGTCCATATGCCGGGCGGAATTTTATTTGTGCAATTTCCTGAAGAGGGAAACCATCCATTGATGACCGGTGAAGCGGTCTTCGTGATGGAGTTCCAATATTTCTATGAGGTGGTCGGATGA
- a CDS encoding 4-hydroxy-tetrahydrodipicolinate synthase → MKNFKSTITALITPFSNGAVDFASLEKLIRHQIQNGVEGFVINGTTAESPTLTDKEVEEIFKAARSVVGPQFPLIMGTGSNSTAKTEEASEKAEALGADAVLVVVPYYNKPPQRGLVQHFSEVAKSVSIPVILYNVPGRTITALSADSIRELSQVQNIIGIKEASGNIEFASEIIRKTSPEFVMLSGDDGTYVDFLQAGGHGVISVASHVIPREMLNWKKLVKSGKYDEANADLKKHMALINHLFVEANPIPVKMALYFMGLIKSPELRLPLVQMSEDLAQKMKQEMKSLGVI, encoded by the coding sequence ATGAAAAACTTCAAATCTACAATAACAGCTCTTATCACCCCTTTCAGCAACGGCGCCGTTGACTTTGCCTCGCTGGAAAAGCTCATTCGTCATCAAATTCAAAACGGTGTCGAAGGCTTTGTGATTAACGGCACAACGGCCGAGAGCCCAACTTTGACTGACAAAGAGGTCGAAGAGATTTTTAAAGCAGCACGTTCTGTCGTAGGCCCACAGTTTCCGCTCATTATGGGAACGGGCTCTAACAGCACGGCAAAAACAGAAGAGGCCTCTGAGAAAGCCGAAGCATTAGGTGCTGATGCGGTTTTGGTCGTTGTTCCTTATTACAACAAACCACCGCAGCGCGGATTGGTTCAGCACTTCTCAGAGGTAGCGAAGTCTGTCAGCATTCCTGTGATTTTATATAATGTTCCAGGTCGCACGATTACAGCATTGTCTGCGGATAGCATTCGCGAACTGAGCCAGGTTCAAAATATTATTGGCATTAAAGAGGCTTCCGGGAATATTGAATTTGCCTCTGAGATTATTCGTAAAACAAGCCCTGAGTTTGTGATGCTGTCTGGTGATGACGGTACTTATGTCGATTTCTTGCAAGCCGGTGGCCATGGCGTAATCTCGGTCGCAAGTCATGTCATCCCTCGCGAGATGCTGAACTGGAAGAAGCTTGTTAAGAGCGGAAAATATGACGAAGCGAATGCAGACTTGAAAAAGCATATGGCTTTGATCAATCACCTATTTGTTGAAGCAAATCCAATTCCGGTGAAGATGGCCCTATATTTTATGGGCTTGATTAAGTCCCCTGAGTTGCGCTTGCCACTCGTTCAGATGTCTGAAGACCTTGCGCAAAAAATGAAGCAAGAAATGAAATCCCTGGGAGTTATCTAG
- the dapB gene encoding 4-hydroxy-tetrahydrodipicolinate reductase, which yields MKQKLKVGLVGASGRMGQEITEILKTKPDLELHLAVCRSASLAEFAYTRATPSCPEAKEVDIWIDFSSPELLKKLLTVASKNKTPVVSGTTGLTPADQAALKRAAKNIPVLWASNMSLGVAVVTEALKVFSRISNFDFQIEEFHHNRKKDAPSGTAKSLQESLEKAVGRKLPAPLSIRGGGIFGIHKIHAMAEEEHIVFEHMALNRAVFARGAVEAAQWLCSKKKGFYSMRDVLYNNG from the coding sequence ATGAAGCAGAAGTTGAAAGTGGGATTGGTCGGCGCCAGTGGCCGCATGGGACAAGAGATCACTGAGATTTTGAAAACAAAACCGGATCTCGAACTTCATCTTGCGGTTTGCAGATCAGCTTCTTTGGCTGAATTTGCCTACACGCGCGCTACACCAAGTTGTCCAGAGGCAAAAGAAGTCGACATCTGGATTGATTTCTCAAGCCCGGAGCTTTTGAAAAAACTTTTAACGGTTGCTTCGAAAAATAAAACACCGGTAGTTTCTGGAACAACAGGGCTGACTCCTGCTGATCAGGCGGCTTTGAAGCGAGCTGCGAAGAATATTCCGGTGCTTTGGGCCTCAAATATGAGTTTAGGCGTTGCGGTTGTGACGGAAGCGCTGAAGGTTTTTTCTCGTATCAGCAACTTTGATTTCCAAATCGAAGAGTTTCACCACAATCGTAAAAAAGATGCACCCAGCGGAACAGCAAAGAGTTTACAAGAAAGCCTCGAAAAAGCCGTTGGCCGCAAACTGCCTGCCCCCCTTTCTATTCGTGGTGGTGGCATTTTCGGAATCCACAAAATTCACGCGATGGCCGAAGAAGAGCATATTGTGTTTGAGCATATGGCCTTAAATCGAGCTGTTTTTGCTCGTGGTGCGGTGGAAGCCGCCCAATGGTTGTGTTCGAAGAAAAAAGGCTTCTACAGCATGCGCGATGTTCTTTACAATAATGGCTGA
- the fsa gene encoding fructose-6-phosphate aldolase has protein sequence MKFFIDTAEIEEIRQANLRGWVDGVTTNPSLIAKSGKDFFTVIKEICKEVSGPVSAEVISLKADEMVREGLELAKLASNVVVKIPMCEDGMIAVKKLKAEGIKTNVTLVFSPMQALLAAKAGATMVSPFVGRLDDIGVEGMQMVNQVIQMYQNYDFDTEVLVASVRSPMHIQIAAEMGADIATIPFKVMQQMTHHPLTDKGIKMFMDDWAKAKK, from the coding sequence ATGAAGTTCTTTATCGACACGGCTGAAATCGAAGAAATCAGACAAGCTAACCTGCGTGGTTGGGTAGATGGTGTAACAACTAATCCATCTTTGATTGCTAAATCTGGAAAGGATTTCTTCACCGTTATTAAAGAAATTTGCAAAGAAGTTTCTGGTCCCGTTTCCGCAGAGGTTATCAGCCTGAAAGCGGATGAGATGGTTCGCGAAGGCTTGGAGCTTGCGAAGCTTGCCAGCAATGTTGTTGTGAAAATTCCTATGTGCGAAGACGGCATGATTGCTGTTAAGAAATTAAAAGCTGAAGGCATCAAGACCAACGTCACGTTAGTGTTCTCGCCAATGCAAGCGTTGCTAGCTGCTAAAGCTGGCGCGACAATGGTTTCTCCGTTCGTAGGTCGTCTTGATGATATTGGTGTCGAAGGCATGCAGATGGTTAATCAGGTTATTCAAATGTACCAAAACTACGACTTTGATACTGAAGTTCTCGTAGCAAGTGTGCGTAGCCCGATGCATATCCAAATCGCGGCTGAAATGGGCGCTGATATCGCGACCATTCCATTCAAAGTTATGCAGCAAATGACTCATCATCCGCTTACAGACAAAGGTATTAAGATGTTTATGGATGATTGGGCGAAGGCTAAGAAGTAA